One part of the Pieris napi chromosome 4, ilPieNapi1.2, whole genome shotgun sequence genome encodes these proteins:
- the LOC125048536 gene encoding myosin heavy chain, muscle isoform X2, whose translation MPKPIVQEGEDPDPTPYLFVSLEQKRIDQSKPYDGKKACWVPDEKEGFLQGEIKATKGDLVTVNLPGGETKDFKKDFVTQVNPPKYEKCEDMSNLTYLNDASVLYNLKQRYYHKLIYTYSGLFCVAINPYKRFPVYTTRCARLYRGKRRSEVPPHIFAISDGAYVNMLTNHENQSMLITGESGAGKTENTKKVIAYFATVGASQKKDEKQEKKGSLEDQVVQTNPVLEAFGNAKTVRNDNSSRFGKFIRIHFGPSGKLAGADIETYLLEKARVISQQALERSYHIFYQMMSGSVNGLKAMCLLSDNVNDYHIIAQGKTTIPNVDDGEECLLTDQAFDILGFTQEEKDNVYKITAAVMHMGGMKFKQRGREEQAEADGTEDGEKVAKLFGVDCPDLYKNLLKPRIKVGNEFVTQGRNKDQVTNSIGALCKGVFDRLFKWLVKKCNETLDTKQKRQHFIGVLDIAGFEIFDYNGFEQLCINFTNEKLQQFFNHHMFVLEQEEYQKEGIHWEFIDFGMDLLACIDLIEKPMGILSILEEESMFPKATDQTFVEKLNNNHLGKSPPYLKPKPPKPGCQAAHFAIGHYAGNVGYNITGWLEKNKDPLNDTVVDQFKKGSNKLLVEIFADHPGQSGDAGAGGGGKGAGGKRAKGSAFQTVSSLYREQLNNLMATLRSTQPHFVRCIIPNELKQAGLIDSHLVMHQLTCNGVLEGIRICRKGFPNRMVYPDFKLRYMILAPAIMQQEKDPKEAARKCLEAVNLDPDSYRIGHTKVFFRAGVLGQMEELRDDRLSKIVSWLQSYIRGYLARKEFKRLQEQRIALQVVQRNLRKYLQLRTWPWWKLWQRVKPLLNVTRIEDEIAKLEEKAQKAQEAFEKEEKLRKEVEALNAKLLEEKQALLSNLEGEKGSLSEVQERANKLQAQKADLENQLRDTQDRLTQEEDARNQLFQGKKKLEQEISGLKKDVEDLELSVQKAEQDKATKDHQIRNLNDEIAHQDELINKLNKEKKLQGESTQKTSEELQAAEDKVNHLNKVKQKLEQTLDELEDSLEREKKLRGDVEKQRRKVEGDLKLTQEAVADLERNKKELEQTIQRKDKEISSLTAKLEDEQSLVSKLQKQIKELQGRIEELEEEVESERQARAKAEKQRADLARELEELGERLEEAGGATSAQIELNKKREAELSKLRRDLEEANIQHESTLASLRKKHNDAVAEMGEQLDQLNKLKAKAEKERSQYFSEVNDLRAGLDHLSNDKAAQEKIVKQLQHQLNEVQNKADEANRTLNDLDAAKKKLSIENSDLLRQLEEAESQVSQLSKIKVSLTTQLEDTKRLADEESRERATLLGKFRNLEHDLDNIREQVEEEAEGKADLQRQLSKANAEAQLWRSKYESEGVARSEELEEAKRKLQARLAEAEETIESLNQKVVALEKTKQRLATEVEDLQLEVDRATAIANAAEKKQKAFDKIIGEWKLKVDDLAAELDASQKECRNYSTELFRLKGAYEEGQEQLEAVRRENKNLADEVKDLLDQIGEGGRNIHEIEKARKRLEAEKDELQAALEEAEAALEQEENKVLRAQLELSQVRQEIDRRIQEKEEEFENTRKNHQRALDSMQASLEAEAKGKAEALRMKKKLEADINELEIALDHANKANAEAQKNIKRYQQQIKDLQTALEEEQRARDDAREQLGISERRANALQNELEESRTLLEQADRARRQAEQELGDAHEQLNDLSAQSASLSAAKRKLESELQTLHSDLDELLNEAKNSEEKAKKAMVDAARLADELRAEQDHAQTQEKLRKALEQQIKELQVRLDEAEANALKGGKKAIQKLEQRVRELETELDGEQRRHADAQKNLRKAERRIKELTFQAEEDRKNHERMQDLVDKLQQKIKTYKRQIEEAEEIAALNLAKFRKAQQELEEAEERADLAEQAISKFRGKGRAGSTARGVSPAPPRSRPAFDGFGTFPPRFDLAPEDF comes from the exons ATGCCGAAGCCAATTGTACAAGAGGGTGAGGACCCCGATCCGACCCCATACCTGTTCGTATCACTCGAACAGAAGCGCATCGACCAAAGCAAGCCCTACGATGGTAAGAAGGCTTGCTGGGTACCAGACGAGAAAGAGGGCTTCCTACAGGGAGAAATTAAAGCCACCAAGGGGGACCTGGTGACCGTCAACCTCCCTGGAGGCGAG ACGAAAGACTTCAAGAAGGACTTTGTTACTCAAGTGAACCCGCCTAAATACGAAAAATGTGAGGATATGTCCAACTTGACATACCTCAACGACGCTTCCGTTTTGTATAACTTGAAGCAGAGATATTACCATAAGCTCATTTAC ACATACTCGGGTCTCTTCTGTGTGGCTATCAACCCTTACAAGAGGTTCCCCGTGTACACGACACGATGTGCCAGGCTCTACCGAGGCAAGCGTCGCTCGGAAGTGCCTCCTCACATTTTCGCCATTTCCGACGGTGCTTACGTCAACATGTTAACCAACCACGAGAATCAATCTATGTTGATTAC CGGTGAGTCTGGTGCTGGTAAGACTGAGAACACGAAGAAGGTAATTGCGTACTTCGCGACCGTTGGTGCGTCGCAAAAGAAAGACGAGAAGCAGGAGAAGAAGGGCTCTCTTGAGGACCAAGTCGTACAAACTAACCCTGTACTTGAAGCCTTTGGTAACGCCAAGACCGTCCGTAACGACAACTCCTCCCGTttc GGTAAATTCATCCGTATCCACTTCGGACCATCAGGAAAACTGGCCGGAGCTGACATTGAAACTT ATCTGCTGGAGAAGGCTCGTGTAATCTCCCAACAGGCGCTGGAACGTTCTTACCACATCTTCTACCAGATGATGTCCGGCTCCGTCAATGGACTTAAGG ccATGTGTTTGCTGTCCGACAACGTAAATGATTATCACATCATTGCGCAAGGAAAAACTACAATTCCCAATGTTGATGATGGAGAGGAATGTTTACTGACCGAT CAAGCCTTCGACATCCTGGGTTTCACTCAAGAGGAGAAAGACAATGTATACAAGATCACAGCTGCTGTCATGCACATGGGTGGTATGAAGTTCAAACAGAGGGGTCGTGAGGAGCAAGCTGAGGCTGACGGCACTGAG GATGGTGAGAAGGTCGCTAAGTTGTTCGGTGTTGACTGCCCTGACCTATACAAGAACTTGTTGAAGCCCCGCATTAAGGTCGGAAACGAATTCGTGACCCAAGGTCGTAACAAGGACCAGGTTACCAACTCCATTGGTGCCCTCTGCAAGGGTGTGTTTGACAGGCTGTTCAAGTGGCTGGTCAAGAAGTGTAACGAGACTCTTGACACCAAGCAAAAGAGACAGCACTTCATTGGTGTGCTTGATATCGCCGGTTTCGAGATCTTCGAC TACAATGGGTTCGAACAACTTTGCATTAACTTCACAAATGAAAAACTGCAACAATTCTTCAACCACCACATGTTTGTGTTGGAGCAAGAGGAGTACCAGAAAGAGGGCATCCACTGGGAGTTCATTGATTTCGGAATGGACTTGCTCGCCTGTATTGACCTTATCGAAAAG CCCATGGGTATCCTCTCCATTCTTGAGGAAGAGTCTATGTTCCCGAAAGCCACCGATCAGACCTTCGTTGAGAAGTTGAACAACAACCACTTGGGTAAATCCCCACCTTACCTGAAGCCCAAGCCCCCCAAGCCCGGTTGCCAGGCAGCTCACTTCGCCATTGGTCACTACGCCGGTAAT GTCGGTTACAACATCACTGGATGGCTTGAGAAGAACAAGGACCCCTTGAACGACACTGTCGTTGACCAGTTTAAGAAGGGAAGCAACAAACTGTTGGTTGAGATCTTCGCTGACCACCCTGGTCAGTCCGGAGATGCCGGTGCTGGTGGTGGTGGCAAGG GAGCTGGAGGCAAGCGTGCCAAGGGTTCCGCCTTCCAGACTGTATCATCGCTGTACAGG GAACAACTTAACAATTTGATGGCGACACTGAGGTCAACTCAGCCTCACTTCGTACGTTGTATCATCCCCAACGAGCTGAAGCAGGCTG GTCTCATCGACTCCCACCTTGTGATGCACCAGCTGACATGTAACGGTGTGCTTGAGGGTATCCGTATCTGTCGTAAAGGTTTCCCCAACAGGATGGTCTACCCCGACTTCAAGCTCCG TTACATGATTCTTGCGCCAGCCATCATGCAACAAGAAAAAGATCCTAAAGAAGCAGCTAGGAAATGTCTGGAAGCCGTGAACCTTGACCCTGATAGCTATCGTATCGGCCACACCAAG GTATTCTTCCGCGCCGGAGTTCTGGGTCAGATGGAAGAGTTACGTGACGACAGATTGTCTAAGATTGTTTCTTGGCTACAATCCTACATCCGTGGTTACCTGGCACGTAAGGAATTCAAGAGGCTGCAGGAACAGAG AATCGCTCTCCAAGTTGTCCAGCGCAACTTGCGCAAATACCTGCAGCTCCGCACCTGGCCGTGGTGGAAGTTGTGGCAGAGGGTCAAGCCCCTCCTCAACGTCACCCGTATCGAGGACGAGATTGCG AAACTCGAGGAGAAGGCACAGAAGGCCCAGGAGGCTTTCGAGAAGGAAGAAAAGCTCCGCAAGGAGGTGGAGGCTCTCAACGCCAAGCTGTTGGAGGAGAAGCAGGCGCTTCTTTCCAACTTGGAAGGAGAGAAGGGCTCTCTCAGCGAAGTGCAGGAACGCGCTAACAAACTGCAGGCTCAAAAGGCCGACCTCGAGAACCAACTTAGG GACACACAAGACCGTCTTACACAAGAAGAGGATGCCCGCAATCAGCTCTTCCAGGGCAAGAAGAAGTTGGAACAGGAAATCTCTGGACTCAAGAAGGATGTTGAAGACCTCGAGCTTTCCGTCCAGAAGGCTGAACAAGACAAGGCGACCAAGGATCACCAAATTCGCAACTTGAACGATGAGATCGCCCACCAAGATGAGCTCATCAACAAGTTGAACAAAGAGAAGAAATTACAGGGTGAGAGCACCCAGAAGACATCTGAGGAGCTCCAAGCCGCCGAGGACAAGGTCAACCACCTTAACAAGGTTAAGCAAAAGTTGGAGCAGACCCTCGACGAGCTCGAAGATTCGTTGGAGCGTGAAAAGAAACTCCGTGGTGACGTCGAGAAGCAGAGGAGGAAGGTTGAGGGTGACCTCAAGCTTACTCAGGAGGCCGTCGCTGACTTGGAGCGCAACAAGAAAGAACTCGAACAAACCATCCAACGCAAGGACAAGGAGATCTCTTCCCTCACTGCCAAGCTCGAAGACGAACAGTCTCTGGTCAGCAAACTCCAGAAACAGATCAAGGAACTACAGGGCCGCATCGAAGAACTCGAAGAGGAAGTGGAGTCGGAGAGACAAGCACGTGCTAAGGCCGAGAAGCAACGCGCCGACCTCGCACGCGAGCTTGAGGAGCTCGGTGAGCGTCTGGAGGAGGCCGGTGGTGCCACCTCTGCTCAAATCGAGCTCAACAAGAAGCGTGAGGCTGAACTTAGCAAGCTGCGTCGTGACTTGGAGGAAGCTAACATCCAACACGAGTCCACCCTCGCTAGCTTGCGCAAGAAGCACAACGATGCCGTAGCCGAGATGGGCGAGCAGCTTGACCAGCTCAACAAGCTCAAGGCTAA GGCTGAGAAAGAGCGCTCTCAATACTTTAGCGAAGTCAATGACCTTCGTGCCGGTCTCGACCATTTGTCCAACGATAAG GCTGCACAAGAAAAGATCGTCAAGCAACTCCAACACCAACTCAATGAGGTACAGAACAAGGCTGATGAAGCTAACCGTACCCTCAACGACTTGGACGCTGCCAAGAAGAAGCTCTCCATCGAAAACTCTGACCTGCTCCGCCAACTCGAAGAAGCCGAGTCCCAAGTCTCACAGCTTTCCAAGATCAAGGTGTCTCTCACCACACAGCTTGAGGACACCAAGAGGCTTGCTGACGAAGAGTCCAGG GAACGCGCTACACTTCTCGGCAAGTTCCGCAACTTGGAGCACGATTTGGACAACATCCGCGAGCAAGTTGAAGAGGAAGCCGAGGGCAAGGCTGATTTGCAACGCCAATTGTCCAAGGCTAACGCTGAGGCCCAATTATGGCGCTCCAAGTACGAATCCGAGGGAGTCGCCCGCTCCGAGGAGCTCGAGGAAGCCAAGCGCAAGCTCCAGGCTCGCCTCGCAGAAGCCGAGGAGACCATTGAATCACTCAACCAGAAGGTTGTTGCTCTTGAAAAGACGAAGCAGCGCCTTGCTACTGAAGTTGAGGACTTACAGCTCGAGGTCGACAGAGCCACTGCCATCGCCAACGCTGCTGAGAAGAAACAGAAGGCGTTCGACAAGATCATTGGTGAATGGAAACTCAAGGTTGATGACCTGGCGGCTGAACTTGATGCCAGCCAAAAGGAATGCCGTAACTACTCTACTGAACTGTTCCGCCTTAAGGGTGCCTACGAAGAAGGTCAAGAACAACTCGAAGCCGTACGTCGCGAAAACAAGAACCTCGCTGATGAAGTCAAGGACTTACTTGACCAAATCGGTGAAGGAGGCCGCAACATTCACGAAATTGAAAAGGCCAGGAAGCGTCTTGAAGCCGAGAAGGATGAACTCCAGGCGGCTCTTGAAGAGGCTGAAGCTGCTCTTGAACAAGAAGAAAACAAGGTTCTGCGCGCCCAACTGGAGTTGTCACAGGTCAGACAAGAGATCGACAGGAGGATCCAAGAGAAGGAGGAGGAATTCGAAAACACCCGCAAGAACCACCAGCGTGCACTCGACTCTATGCAAGCCTCCCTCGAAGCCGAAGCCAAGGGCAAGGCTGAGGCGCTGCGCATGAAGAAGAAGCTTGAGGCCGACATTAACGAACTTGAGATCGCTCTCGACCACGCTAACAAGGCCAACGCTGAGGCACAGAAGAACATCAAACGCTACCAGCAACAGATTAAGGATCTCCAGACCGCTCTTGAAGAGGAACAGCGTGCCCGTGATGATGCCCGTGAACAGCTCGGAATCTCTGAACGTCGTGCTAACGCCCTCCAGAATGAACTTGAGGAATCTCGTACCCTCCTAGAACAAGCTGACCGTGCCCGCCGTCAAGCTGAACAAGAACTGGGTGACGCTCACGAACAGCTCAATGATCTGTCCGCCCAGAGTGCATCACTCTCTGCCGCCAAGAGGAAACTCGAGTCTGAATTACAGACCCTTCACTCTGACCTTGACGAACTCCTTAACGAGGCCAAGAACTCAGAAGAGAAGGCAAAGAAGGCAATGGTTGACGCTGCCAGACTTGCTGACGAGCTCCGCGCTGAACAGGATCATGCTCAAACACAGGAGAAACTCCGCAAGGCCCTTGAACAACAAATCAAGGAACTGCAAGTGAGACTCGACGAAGCTGAAGCTAACGCTCTTAAGGGCGGTAAGAAAGCTATCCAGAAACTTGAACAGAGAGTACGAGAACTCGAAACTGAGCTGGATGGTGAACAGAGGAGGCATGCTGATGCACAGAAGAACCTCCGTAAGGCCGAAAGACGCATCAAGGAGTTGACGTTCCAGGCTGAAGAGGACCGCAAGAACCACGAACGTATGCAAGACCTTGTTGACAAACTTCAACAGAAGATCAAGACCTACAAGAGGCAGATCGAGGAAGCCGAAGAAATCGCTGCTCTTAACTTGGCCAAGTTCCGCAAAGCGCAGCAGGAGTTGGAAGAAGCCGAGGAAAGGGCCGACCTCGCCGAGCAAGCCATCAGCAAATTCCGTGGCAAGGGACGTGCGGGATCCACTGCGAGAGGAGTCAGTCCGGCG CCCCCACGTTCGCGCCCCGCGTTTGACGGTTTCGGCACCTTCCCACCAAGGTTCGACCTAGCGCCCGAAGATTTCTAA